One region of Chitinophaga varians genomic DNA includes:
- a CDS encoding twin-arginine translocation signal domain-containing protein, translated as MHTSRRNFLRQSAVMSGALALSSLPSFAARPANGYRLTVMATNWGYPGSIGDFCRDAKDAGYDGIELWWPQDKAAQQALFAALDQYKLQVGYLAGGHDSDYTKHANQFEANLSAATSTGPRPLYINTQSGKDYFTFEQNAALIDISTRITQRNGVPIYHETHRSRMLFAAHIARQFIEKKPDLRLTLDISHWCNVHESLLEDQAETVSKALERAGHIHARIGHPEGPQVNDPRAPEWGKAVQAHFNWWDQIVRRHQEAGKPLTILTEFGPADYMPTLPYTRQPLGNQWDINVFMMHQLKQRYGK; from the coding sequence ATGCATACCAGCAGAAGAAATTTCCTCCGGCAGTCTGCCGTTATGAGCGGCGCACTGGCCCTCTCCTCCCTTCCCTCTTTTGCAGCCCGGCCGGCCAATGGCTACCGGTTGACCGTCATGGCCACCAACTGGGGATATCCCGGCAGCATCGGTGATTTCTGTCGGGATGCCAAAGACGCTGGTTACGACGGCATCGAGCTATGGTGGCCGCAGGACAAAGCAGCGCAACAGGCGCTGTTCGCCGCCCTCGATCAATACAAACTGCAGGTAGGCTACCTCGCCGGTGGTCACGACAGCGACTATACGAAACATGCCAATCAGTTTGAAGCTAATCTCTCTGCCGCCACCAGCACCGGTCCACGGCCGCTATACATCAACACACAATCCGGCAAAGACTATTTCACCTTCGAGCAGAACGCCGCCCTCATTGATATCAGCACGCGTATCACGCAGCGCAACGGCGTTCCCATCTACCACGAAACACACCGCTCCCGTATGTTGTTTGCTGCGCATATAGCGCGTCAGTTCATTGAGAAGAAGCCCGACCTGCGCCTGACGCTCGATATCTCCCATTGGTGCAACGTGCATGAGTCGCTGTTGGAAGACCAGGCCGAAACGGTGAGCAAAGCACTGGAACGCGCAGGACATATACACGCGCGTATCGGTCACCCCGAAGGACCGCAGGTCAATGATCCCCGGGCACCTGAATGGGGGAAAGCCGTGCAGGCGCATTTCAACTGGTGGGACCAGATAGTGCGCCGCCACCAGGAAGCAGGCAAGCCGCTTACCATACTGACCGAGTTTGGCCCGGCCGATTATATGCCCACGCTGCCCTATACGCGGCAGCCGCTTGGCAATCAGTGGGACATTAACGTATTTATGATGCATCAACTCAAACAGCGCTACGGGAAGTAA
- a CDS encoding DUF1501 domain-containing protein encodes MSSLHDKLLREANEETLRFVTRRHFLLDCVTGLGAAALGSFLTSCGSSSVKQPDFSADPMAPRAPHFPGRAKSVIYLHMAGAPSQLELFDYKPDLQKLHNQLCPQSLLEGKKFAFIRGVPKMLGPQAVFAQHGESRAWVSDHLPHFATMADEVSFLKAVQTDQFNHGPAQLLMQTGSARLGRPSIGSWVTYGLGTENSNLPGFVVLTSGGKTPDAGKSVWGSGFLPSVYQGVQCRTKGDPVLFLTDPEGMDRNLRKQSIEAINDINRQEYESFGDPETVARIAQYELAYKMQISVPDVMDINKEPAYIHEMYGTQPGKESFANNCLLARKLVEKGVRFVQLYDWGWDSHGTDENLAIDYGFRNKCREIDRPITALLKDLKQRGLLDETLVVWGGEFGRTPMQENRDGKDTPYLGRDHHVEAFTMWMAGAGIKKGFTWGETDEIGYAAVKGKVAINDIHATILQQLGFDHEKLTYQFQGRPFRLTDVGGHVITPILG; translated from the coding sequence ATGTCAAGTTTGCACGATAAACTACTTCGGGAAGCCAATGAAGAAACATTGCGCTTCGTCACCCGCCGGCATTTTCTGCTGGACTGCGTGACCGGTCTTGGCGCGGCAGCACTGGGCTCTTTCCTGACCAGCTGCGGCAGCAGTTCCGTCAAACAACCGGATTTCAGTGCCGACCCTATGGCGCCCCGTGCCCCGCATTTTCCCGGCAGGGCAAAAAGCGTGATCTACCTGCATATGGCCGGCGCACCTTCACAGCTGGAACTGTTCGACTATAAACCAGACCTGCAAAAGCTGCATAACCAGCTCTGTCCGCAGTCCCTGCTGGAAGGAAAAAAATTCGCTTTCATCCGCGGCGTTCCTAAAATGCTGGGGCCTCAGGCCGTATTTGCGCAACATGGCGAATCACGGGCATGGGTATCCGACCATCTGCCGCATTTCGCCACCATGGCTGATGAAGTGAGCTTTCTCAAAGCCGTGCAGACGGACCAGTTCAACCACGGCCCTGCGCAGTTGCTGATGCAGACCGGCAGCGCCAGGCTCGGCAGGCCCAGTATCGGTTCCTGGGTGACCTATGGCCTCGGCACGGAAAACAGCAACCTTCCCGGATTTGTGGTGCTCACCTCCGGCGGTAAAACGCCCGATGCCGGCAAAAGCGTGTGGGGCAGCGGTTTCCTGCCATCTGTGTACCAGGGCGTGCAATGCCGCACCAAAGGCGATCCCGTGCTGTTCCTCACAGACCCTGAAGGCATGGACCGCAACCTTCGCAAGCAGTCCATCGAAGCCATCAACGATATCAACCGGCAGGAATATGAAAGTTTCGGCGACCCCGAAACAGTGGCCCGCATTGCACAGTACGAGCTGGCCTACAAAATGCAGATCTCTGTTCCCGATGTCATGGACATCAACAAAGAGCCGGCATATATTCATGAGATGTACGGCACGCAGCCCGGCAAAGAGTCCTTCGCCAACAACTGCCTGCTGGCCCGCAAACTGGTAGAGAAAGGCGTACGTTTCGTACAACTGTACGACTGGGGCTGGGACAGCCACGGTACCGACGAGAACCTGGCCATTGATTACGGGTTCCGTAACAAATGCCGCGAGATAGACCGCCCTATCACCGCACTGCTGAAAGACCTTAAACAACGCGGCCTGCTCGACGAAACGCTGGTAGTATGGGGCGGTGAATTTGGCCGTACGCCCATGCAGGAAAACCGTGACGGCAAAGACACCCCTTACCTGGGCCGCGACCACCACGTAGAAGCCTTTACCATGTGGATGGCCGGCGCCGGCATTAAAAAAGGATTTACCTGGGGAGAAACAGATGAAATAGGTTACGCCGCCGTCAAAGGCAAAGTGGCCATCAACGATATACACGCCACTATCCTGCAACAGCTGGGATTCGACCATGAGAAGCTGACCTATCAGTTCCAGGGCCGCCCCTTCAGGCTGACTGACGTAGGCGGGCATGTGATCACACCGATTCTGGGTTAA
- a CDS encoding DUF1553 domain-containing protein, with protein sequence MRSTSTFRAALLLSVVAGMVVTACHSRKRTDFSAEVKPILNKHCISCHGGVKQSGGFSVLFREEALGNTKSGKPAIIPGHPEKSEFIRRLTCKDPKERMPQKGEPLTAAEVEVLTRWVKEGAEWGEHWAYVPLKPVPVPDINVENGNDIDRFIIEKLKHEGLKPSKQADPMTLLRRVSLDLTGLPPTPAMAAAFQSDHSPAVYQRIVDSLLQSPHYGERWASMWLDLARYSDTKGYERDASRNIWRYRDWVIDAFNQDMPYDSFTIAQLAGDLLPHPTNSQLIATAFNRNTMTNDEGGTQDEEFRTAAVMDRVSTTMDVWQGVTIGCVQCHSHPYDPFRFEDYYKLLAFMNNTRDEDTHMEHPKLRLYDSIGLAEVNRISQWVQQHGNTAQVADVQQFMKVLEPKVHAHDCDNYVNGALYDTKYLGVRHNGSCRLPAQATGGKTQLLMNYWTGNKGGTLECRLDSLNGPVYFTQALAPTNDRRVISIPLKPTTGRHDLYLKFRNASLKPNDPVCMVEWFAFRDDLPGKGQPGYDSINNQLLALVNTQPQDIPVMIENPPAMQRTTRIFERGNWLVLGKAVTPDVPHSLNPFPAKAPRNRLGLAEWITDPGNPLTARVMVNRLWEQIFGTGIVETVEDFGTQGFLPSHPALLDWLSYQYIHQYRWSTKKLLREIVLSAAYQQDAATTPELQEKDPANRLLARGPHFRLTAEEVRDQALAVSGLLNRNMHGPAIMPYQPEGIWQSVWSGEYWNQAKDGNQYRRAIYVFQKRTSPYPSMITFDGSSREVCLQRRIRTNTPLQALVTLNDPVYVETARALAQNMQRNSNNDAPTGIRWGYQAAVCRQLTDKKLAVLQRLYNQALQQYKKSPSDAKALLQCKDAPPQLAELAALTVVANAIMNLDEFLIKS encoded by the coding sequence ATGCGCTCTACATCCACGTTCAGGGCAGCTCTGCTGCTGTCCGTTGTTGCCGGTATGGTGGTGACAGCCTGCCATTCACGCAAGCGCACTGACTTCAGCGCGGAAGTCAAGCCTATACTCAACAAACACTGTATCAGCTGCCATGGCGGCGTTAAACAAAGCGGCGGCTTCAGCGTCCTTTTCCGGGAAGAAGCCCTTGGCAACACCAAATCCGGCAAACCCGCCATCATCCCCGGTCACCCGGAGAAAAGCGAATTTATCCGCCGCCTGACCTGTAAAGATCCTAAAGAACGGATGCCACAGAAAGGCGAGCCGCTCACCGCTGCAGAAGTGGAAGTCCTCACCCGCTGGGTCAAAGAAGGCGCCGAATGGGGCGAACACTGGGCTTATGTTCCCCTGAAACCCGTTCCGGTGCCGGATATCAACGTCGAGAACGGAAATGATATCGACCGGTTTATTATAGAAAAACTCAAACACGAAGGACTGAAACCCTCCAAACAGGCAGACCCGATGACGCTGCTGCGCCGCGTCAGTCTCGACCTGACCGGCTTACCCCCCACGCCCGCCATGGCGGCGGCCTTCCAGTCAGACCACAGTCCCGCTGTCTATCAACGTATCGTCGACTCCCTGCTGCAGTCGCCGCATTATGGCGAACGCTGGGCCTCCATGTGGCTGGACCTGGCCCGCTATTCCGACACCAAAGGTTATGAAAGAGATGCCAGCAGGAATATCTGGCGCTATCGTGACTGGGTCATCGACGCGTTTAACCAGGACATGCCGTACGACAGCTTCACCATCGCGCAACTGGCCGGTGACCTGCTCCCGCATCCAACCAACAGCCAGCTGATAGCGACAGCTTTCAACCGCAATACCATGACCAACGACGAAGGTGGCACACAGGACGAAGAGTTCCGCACCGCCGCCGTCATGGACCGGGTGAGCACCACCATGGACGTATGGCAGGGCGTCACCATCGGCTGCGTGCAATGCCACAGCCATCCCTACGACCCATTCCGGTTTGAAGATTATTACAAGCTGCTCGCCTTCATGAACAATACCCGTGATGAAGATACCCACATGGAACACCCGAAGCTGCGCCTGTACGACAGTATTGGCCTCGCAGAGGTGAACCGTATCAGCCAATGGGTGCAACAACACGGCAACACCGCACAGGTGGCCGATGTACAGCAGTTCATGAAAGTACTGGAGCCTAAAGTACATGCGCACGACTGCGACAACTACGTGAACGGCGCTTTGTATGATACCAAATACCTGGGCGTGCGCCACAACGGCAGCTGCCGCCTTCCCGCACAGGCTACCGGCGGTAAAACACAGCTGCTGATGAACTACTGGACCGGCAACAAAGGCGGCACGCTGGAATGCCGGCTGGACAGCCTCAACGGCCCGGTGTATTTCACGCAGGCACTGGCACCCACCAACGACCGCCGGGTGATTTCCATCCCGCTAAAACCCACTACCGGCAGACATGACCTGTACCTGAAGTTCCGCAACGCTTCACTGAAGCCTAACGACCCGGTATGTATGGTAGAATGGTTCGCCTTCCGTGACGACCTGCCAGGTAAAGGGCAACCCGGCTATGACTCCATCAACAACCAGCTCCTGGCACTGGTGAACACGCAACCACAGGACATCCCGGTGATGATAGAAAACCCACCGGCCATGCAGCGCACCACCCGTATTTTTGAACGGGGCAACTGGCTCGTGTTAGGCAAGGCCGTCACCCCGGACGTACCGCACTCCCTGAATCCTTTCCCTGCCAAAGCCCCGCGCAACCGCCTCGGGCTGGCCGAATGGATCACCGATCCCGGCAATCCGCTCACAGCGAGGGTGATGGTCAACCGTCTATGGGAACAAATATTCGGCACCGGTATCGTGGAAACCGTGGAAGACTTTGGCACACAGGGCTTCCTGCCTTCCCATCCCGCATTGCTGGACTGGCTCTCTTACCAGTATATTCATCAATACCGCTGGAGCACCAAGAAACTATTGCGCGAAATCGTATTATCAGCCGCTTATCAACAGGACGCCGCCACTACTCCTGAATTACAGGAGAAAGACCCTGCCAACCGCCTGCTGGCCAGAGGCCCGCATTTCAGGCTCACCGCCGAAGAAGTGAGAGACCAGGCGCTGGCCGTGAGCGGGCTGCTGAACCGTAATATGCACGGTCCCGCTATCATGCCATACCAGCCGGAAGGCATCTGGCAAAGCGTGTGGAGCGGAGAATACTGGAACCAGGCAAAGGACGGCAACCAATACCGCCGCGCTATCTACGTGTTCCAGAAACGTACCAGTCCATACCCGTCCATGATCACGTTCGACGGTTCCAGCCGCGAAGTATGCCTGCAACGGCGTATCCGGACCAACACGCCCCTGCAGGCGCTGGTGACGCTCAATGACCCCGTGTATGTGGAAACCGCCCGCGCGCTTGCACAAAATATGCAGCGCAACAGCAACAACGACGCCCCTACGGGTATCCGTTGGGGTTACCAGGCAGCAGTATGCCGGCAGCTGACCGATAAAAAACTGGCGGTGCTGCAAAGGCTGTACAACCAGGCATTGCAGCAGTATAAAAAATCCCCTTCCGATGCAAAAGCATTGCTGCAATGCAAGGACGCGCCGCCACAGCTGGCCGAACTGGCCGCGCTGACAGTAGTGGCCAACGCTATTATGAACCTCGATGAATTTCTGATCAAATCATAA
- a CDS encoding AraC family transcriptional regulator: protein MIRKGEGFKGQRAIVIPRNILQEKCAADPVMQTMYITDIGYYPKAKFHYRKRPNGAPEHILIYCTEGRGTIRTNKKDHPIKAGDCFIIPKGWPHAYQAHESDPWTIYWAHFAGQTADAIVHTAMQQPGSHQTYLPHAQERLALFDNIYQQLERGYRTENLVYASMSFWAFLASCIYPSAYLPGKTKAGQDTIDNAIDYMNQHLDRMLTLEQMARSINLSISHFSTLFKSNTGYSPIEYFNHLKVQKACQYLHFTHLRVKEIASLLGMEDPYYFSRLFTKVMGISPAQYRTKKQEP from the coding sequence ATGATCAGAAAAGGAGAAGGCTTCAAAGGTCAGCGCGCTATCGTCATCCCCCGCAATATTTTGCAGGAGAAATGCGCCGCCGACCCGGTGATGCAGACGATGTACATCACGGACATCGGCTATTATCCCAAAGCGAAGTTCCACTACCGTAAACGCCCCAACGGCGCGCCGGAGCATATCCTGATCTACTGTACCGAAGGCCGTGGCACTATCCGGACCAATAAAAAAGACCATCCCATCAAGGCGGGCGACTGTTTCATCATCCCGAAGGGCTGGCCCCACGCCTACCAGGCGCATGAATCGGACCCGTGGACCATCTACTGGGCACACTTTGCCGGCCAGACCGCTGATGCGATCGTGCATACCGCCATGCAACAGCCTGGCAGCCACCAGACATATCTGCCACATGCGCAGGAGCGACTGGCGTTGTTTGATAATATCTATCAACAACTGGAAAGGGGTTACCGCACGGAGAACCTGGTGTATGCCAGCATGAGCTTCTGGGCTTTCCTCGCTTCGTGTATTTATCCCAGCGCCTATCTCCCGGGGAAAACAAAGGCAGGGCAGGATACTATCGATAACGCCATCGACTATATGAACCAGCACCTGGACCGTATGCTGACGCTGGAACAGATGGCGCGGTCCATCAACCTGTCCATCTCTCATTTCTCTACTTTGTTTAAAAGCAATACCGGGTATTCACCGATCGAATATTTTAATCACCTGAAAGTACAGAAAGCCTGTCAGTACCTGCATTTCACCCATCTGCGGGTAAAAGAGATCGCGTCGCTGCTGGGCATGGAAGACCCCTATTATTTCTCCCGGCTGTTTACCAAAGTAATGGGTATTTCACCAGCGCAGTACCGCACCAAAAAACAGGAACCGTAA